The Camelus dromedarius isolate mCamDro1 chromosome 17, mCamDro1.pat, whole genome shotgun sequence DNA window CCTTCTCCTCCCCTTTGGGCACAGGCTTCAGGGCACTACTTCTTATACACCTGTGGTTTGCAAAGAGAGCATGCCCACACCTACACAGCTAGAGGAGGTCACATAGGAACACACAGAAAACCCGTGGGCACAGACTGACAGCCACATGGACACAGTGATGCCTTCATGTCAGATCCCCACACACAGCCACAGGTACTCTGCACAGCCCACACAGcaacacagacacatgcacacagacccCACACACACGTGCAAGGTGTCCCTTGCCTGGCATACCTTGCCCTATCCCATCAGTGTGTCATAAGCCCAAAGTCAGGGACTCTGGGTATCTAGACCCTGTAGGTACAGCTCACGCTGTGCCTCAGTCAGGCTGCCACATGGGCAGGACTGAGGTCTCCAGGTGGGGCAAGATTTCAGGAGCTCTAAAGAGAATCTCATCCCTCATGTCGGCAAACAAATCACCATCTTCAGATCCAGAGGATCTTCATTTCCCAGGGGACTGAGGAGCGCAGAGTCCTGCCTGACGGAGAGGAATCTGAGGCCTTGgagtgagaaaactgaaggcaCCAGAGCTGAGAGAGATGGGGCTGTAGGGTGGGgggagacacagaaggaaaaatcagCCAGGTCAACTCAGGCAACATCCAGGGACAGCCCTGCTCACCACACACATGCTGTGACCAGACCATCCCAAGCTCAGGGCGAAGAGGAGAAAGAGTGGGCAGAATACTgaccacctgctcagttctctaGCCATCcagttattcatttaaaaaaagaaaaaaaaaaacctcagtgagcacctactacattCTGAGACTGGCTTAAGCACAGGGGAGGCAGATTTTATACCTGGCAAAGTCCTTGTTCTCCTGGAGCTTACATTCACCCAGCCATGTGTCCTCCTGGCCTTGTTCCATCCACCTAAAAGTTTCCTTCTCACTACTgcctgccaggctctgtgctgggtttTGCAGGACAGGCATGGCAGGACGTGGGCAGGTTGAGCCAGGTGgttctgggaggtgggggaaagcaGTGAGTGCTTTAGAAGTTTGAGAGATGCCACCATGGGCCAGGGGCTCCCCAGGGAAAGGTTTCTCAGTGTATGTGTCAGTGGACAGGGAGATGCCAACCACTGGAGACATGAAGCACCCAGGCAGGGCGTACCAGTGAGGAATCCTTAGATCGCAAGTAACAAAACACACTACCCCAAACCAGAAAGGCATTTATTGGTTCACATAACTGCAAAGTCCAGGTTTGGGATGAGCTTCAGCAGTGCCTTGATTCCAGGGCCAGAGCACTGCCCCCTGGATCTTCTCACTCACAGTGCTGTCACCTCACCTTCTAAAGCTTGAGATGAGGAAGGAGTGGCTCCAGACCTCACATCCCCTTCAGCTTCAGTTTCATGCCTCTGTTCTAGCATGTTCTAGTTGAGTTGCATTTCACCAGCTCTGCTTGGGTCATGTGCCCATCCCTAAATGCGTTACTGAGCCAGGGAATCATCAGGCCGTAACTGGATGAGTTGACTCATGCTCTACCCAATCTCCACCCAAAGCACAGGGCAGATGACCAAGGAGTGATTTCCCAGCACCAGCAGGATTCAGTTACACAAGGGTGAGGGGATACCTGGCTGGAAAATGATCCCTGTTCCATGAGGGAGCTGGCAAGCCCAAAAGCAAAGAGATGGGAACATGCAGGAAACAACAAGGAGTGCCTGGCATCTAGGAAATGAAAATGGGGATGAAGgagcagaagggagaaaaggtGTCTGGGATCCTAACTGTGAAAGCTCCAGCCTTAATGTCGGACAAAAGTTCTAGACTTGATGGTGCAGGCTCCTGGGAGCCCTGAAGGCTCTTGAGAGCAGGCACAGGAGGCAGAAGGAGGCATAGGCTCCTGGGTCACCAGATAGACGTGTTCACTCTGCCTCTCACTTGCGGACTCCCACAGGTAGAGCACCTCTGGCCCCTCCTGATTGCCAGAGCCTGGAgccaccatttaaaaatatcacaatAATATTTCCCCAACTGGGCCTGTTGGGTGGTGGGCCTTGGGCTCCTCCGAGGGAGATGGACGTGATGGCCTGATTGCTCTGGCTGCTGGGTGTAGATCAGATGACAGGAGAGCaggacaggaagcacagaggtcAGCTGGGAAACTATTGCAGCAACTCAGGCCTGGAAGGCAGTGAAGACagtggagggagaaggcaggagtGAGTACGTGCTGCTGATGGCCAAGGACCAAGAACTGACCACCAAGTTCGCAGCAGCATGGTCACTGAGGCCTCTGAAGACAGGACTCTGGAGCAAGCGCAACTGAACCAGGTCCCATCTGCTCTCACGGACCGTGGTCTGGCCGCTCAGGCTGAATTTTTCCCACATCCCCCTTGTTGGGGATGTCCTCAGCCTGCCTTTCCCCAAGGTCATTCATGCCAGTTATTTCTTCTTGGGTAGTGAGTCTGCTACTCTCAGAACAGCTGGACAGTGGGGCCTGGGCAAGGTGAGGTGCCTGGTGCTGTCTGAGCACAGTGGCCAGGAAAACCTTGAGGTGCTGGCGGAAGCGGCGGCTGGAGAAGGTGTAGAGGACCGGGGCGAAGCCGCAGTGGAGGAAGGCGATGCTCTCTGTCACCTGCAGTGCGTAGTCCAGGTGCTGGCTGACCCTGCAGTCCCCGAAGACTTGCAGGTCCAGCAGTGAGTGCAGAAACAAGGTGAGGTTGTATGGGAACCACAGCACAAAGAAGGCCACCACCAAGGCTATGGTTATCCTTAGAGCCCGGCCCTGGCCTGGGGGCTTCAGCCTGACCAGGACAGAGCCAATGCGGGAGTAGAAGAAGATCATggcaaggaagggaaggagaaacccCAGGAGGTTCTGCTGGAAGCGGAGGAAGAGTTTCCAGATGGTCCCATGCCCCCCGAAATCTGCATAGCAGTTCCACACACCCAGGGGGTTTTCATGCATCCTCACAAAGATCATGTCAGGGATGGAGACAGCCAGGGCCACAGCCCATACACTGGCAGCAAGGAGCAGGCTTTTGGCCCGGGTCCTCAACCTGTGGTGAGGCCAAGCACAGACAATCTCCAGGTACTTGTCCAAGCTCATACAGCTAATGAAAAAGATGCCACTGTAGAAGTTAATGGTATAGAGGGTGCTCACCATCTTGCATAAGAAACTCCCAAAGACCCAATGCCAAGCCACAGAGATGCCCCAGAAGGGCAGCGTCACCACAAACAGGAGGTTGGAGATGGCCAGGTTCAGCAGATAGATCTCTGTCATCCGTCTTTGAGGCACGTAGCGGAGCAAGACCACTAGAAGAAGGAGGTTTCCGCCCAGGCCCAGCACAAAGATCAGGCTGTAGAAGACTGGCAGGAAGACTCTGCCAAATGACATCACCTCGTCCTTCCTGCAGAGCATGAAGGCCACCTGGTCCAGGTAGTACTCATAGTCATAGAAGGAGCTGCTGTTTTCAGAAGTAGCCACCTTGGTGGTGGGTGGCAGAGGGGAGGCGGTGGCAGCCATGCCCAGAGGAGGCACCTGGTCCTGGAGCTCTGCAGGCCAGAAAGCAGTGGGAGAGACACAAGATGAACCCAGGcattccattcctttctccaaACCCACTTTTGCTACTGCTCTGGTGTCCAATAGACTCTTCACATTTACATCAGTACCTGCAGTCTAGCAAGTAAGAGCACAAGTGTGGGGAGCCCAAGTCTACCACCCAATAGTTATGTCACCTTGGGTAGGTGTTTTCATAGTATTCACTTCGTTTATtatgatttctcttctttattgTCTCCCTCATCCTTTATAGACTGATGTCTTTCACGTTTTTCTTTATTACTTAGGGATACCAATTCACCCATTTATTATGTCTACATTCTCTTCCTCTTGTGTGGCTTATAATTATTCTTCTTTGTGtggcttataattttttttaaatgagagcaaCTCTTCAGTAGGACTTGCTTGTTCTATAACTATCCAGTGTGTCCACTCTGGCTTTGAGGtctctttgcttctctctcttgaggatttctcttgcttttgtcattttaaaaatattttatttataagtatTGAGTTTTATATCAGTATTTTCACATgtaaatatttaacatataaaaaatattttatctagtaTTTGTAGCTGAAAGGTGGGATCCACGTTGGTAGACTCAGAATCTACTAAACCTTTCTatccctcagtttctccatctttaaaatgatatTAATAATAGTGCCTACTTTGTGGGGTCTTTGTGAGGCTTACATATGATAATTCATGCAGAGTATTTCAAGCTCTATGAAGAATGCTCAGAACATAGGAGGCACTCGATAAACATTAGCTTAAATTCTTGCTCAGCCCAGAGCTGAGTTCATCATTTCCAAACCAGCCTCTTCTCCTCTCCTGTGTCTATCTAACTGAATGGCACTACCCACCACCCAATCATCTAAGACTGAAATGTGGGAGGCATCCCAGATCCCTTCCTTACCTCCGCTCATCACCACCCTGTGTCACTGCCTTTCTTACTGCCTTCTGAATACATTTGCTATCTCCAGGtcccataaaaatatatacatgatactcttttaatataaaaattaagacaaatgaaacaaatgtgtgtacacatatactgTGAAGGAGTTCAAAGACAGGGGAAAGACAGGCACAACATTCAAGATGGCAGCTGCCTGGGCAGGAGAAGCCAGAGACATGGGATGGGGGTAGATCACCATCCATGGACAAGTTCCCTCTTGGCAGTGGTTTCCCAGGTTTGAACTGtactattaaaaatcatttttaaaagaatttctcatATGAGGTTCATTGGAGAGCCTCATATGAACCAGTGATAAAAGTCTGTcacaaggggagggtatagctcagtggtagagtacctgcttagcatgcacgaggtcctgggttcaatccccagtacctccattaaaataaacaaacaaacaaacctggtTATCTgccgccccccccca harbors:
- the ACKR2 gene encoding atypical chemokine receptor 2; translated protein: MAATASPLPPTTKVATSENSSSFYDYEYYLDQVAFMLCRKDEVMSFGRVFLPVFYSLIFVLGLGGNLLLLVVLLRYVPQRRMTEIYLLNLAISNLLFVVTLPFWGISVAWHWVFGSFLCKMVSTLYTINFYSGIFFISCMSLDKYLEIVCAWPHHRLRTRAKSLLLAASVWAVALAVSIPDMIFVRMHENPLGVWNCYADFGGHGTIWKLFLRFQQNLLGFLLPFLAMIFFYSRIGSVLVRLKPPGQGRALRITIALVVAFFVLWFPYNLTLFLHSLLDLQVFGDCRVSQHLDYALQVTESIAFLHCGFAPVLYTFSSRRFRQHLKVFLATVLRQHQAPHLAQAPLSSCSESSRLTTQEEITGMNDLGERQAEDIPNKGDVGKIQPERPDHGP